CCACCACCCGCACCACCTCGGCCTCACTTTCGTCGGGGATCCCTTCAACTCTGCTCGCCCAGACAGGGAAGGAAAGAGCAATCAGCAGCAGAGCCTCAAAAAGGACCACCCCAACTTCAACATAAGTGGAAAGATGACCCTTCACTCCAGCATAGTTTGCCTCGGGGTTCCTTGAGCGGCGGAATCGAAAGAGTGTGAAAATGAAAAAGGTCCCCCACCCCACAAAGAGAGCGAACATAAGAACATGTACCCATCCAATGACAATGTCAACACCCTCTGCCTGAAGGGAATACGCCTCCGGGAGTCCCAACTTCTTCAGGAATTCAATCACGATGATTTTATCTTTCCACCTGAAACAGGAGGCCCGCTCTGTTTTCTGGAGGTGTGCCGGGTCCTGCCTGCGAGATAGACGAAGAATGCTCCGAATCCTCCAAGAACAACGCCTGTCACGCTCAACAGGGTTATGATGGCAAGGTTGATTCCCTTTGAAATGGGATCACCCGGATCGCCAAAGCAGACAGCGCAGGCAAGGGTTACGTGAGGGATCAATAGACACGTCACTCCCACCAGCAAAGAAAAAGCCCGCAGAGGCCTCGTCTGTCTCATCTCGATTTCACAACTTCAAGAGTTTCTGAAAAACTTTTATTCCATAGACAACGAGAATGGCACCTGACAGAAGGGACACTATCCCCAACCACAAATATTCCACACCGCTTGTCTGCTGCAAATAGGCGTGCAGACCCCATATTCCGAATCCAAAGGAAAACAGGATTGAGACCGTGATGAAAAAAATGTGGAAGACCTTAAGGGACATCTTTTGCCCCCACGTTGGTCAGTGAATCCGAAAGAGGGAGGAATATCAATGCGAAGAAAAACACTACCGTTAACATGAGAATCAGGATGATTAGTCGCCTCTCAGACGCCAAATGCATGAAGAAGCTGGCAACCAGCGACCCTTTCAGAACCGCGATGGAAAGAGCCACACCAAGAGCAAGTCCAACGGCGAGCTCGAGAGACGCCACAGCCACCGTCAGAACGGTCAGCAAAGCCAGACCCCCAAAAACGGTAAAGTAGACCCGGGCATGTTTCCTTACTTCCTCACCATTTTCTGCCATCATGGTTTCTCCCTACAGCAGATACAGGGTGGGGAACAGGAATATCCACACCAGATCCACAAAATGCCAGTAAAGGCCCGCAATCTCAATCCGGTTTGTAAACCTGTCCGGTTCATTCTTCCACATTTTTTTCCCCCGGAACAAGAAGTATGCATTCACCAAAACTCCGCCCAAAACGTGAAGTCCGTGCAGTCCCGTCATGGTGTAGTAGAGAGCGAAATAGATGTTCGTGGACGGAATATGGGCATGATGAATCTTGGGTATATATTCCCAGAATATTTTCACTATCAGGAAGATCAGTGCCAGAAAAACTGTCGACGTCAGGTAAACGCGAAAATTTTCAAAGTTGTTCATCCTCAACGATGCCCATGCCATCACCATGGTCACGCTGGAAGCTATGAGCACCATGGTGTTAGCTGTCCCTATGAGCACGCTCACCTCTTCCGACTGAGCCGGCCACGAAGACGCACCGGTCCGAAGGAGGATGTAGGCCGAAAACATCGCCCCGAACAACATAAGTTCCGACGCAAGGAACAGCCAGATTCCCAACTTTGGATTGGTCAGTCCCGTATCGTCGCGCGCCTCTACCGTGTAGGGGATTTCCATGTTCCTTTACGATTCTCCCGGTTCATTTTGGGGGAAAAACTCCTTCACCGCTCCCCCGACGGGAACGTTGTATTCATAGGCAGACCGATAAACCTCAGGCACTTGAGTAAAATTGCCGTGTGCCACAGGAGGTGAAGGTGCCGCTGCCCATTCCAGGGTGGTCGCCTCCCAGGGATTGGATGACACTTCCTTCCCCTTCCTGATGCTCAATATCAGATTAACAATAAAGGGGATTTGGGAAAGAGAGAGAAGGATTGCTGAGACGGTCATGAATTTGTTCCAATGGAGGACGGGCTGTGCGTGCAGGTATGCAAGTCCGCCGTCGTAGAGCCTTCTCGACACGCCAGCCAGGCCCTGAACAAACATGGGCATGAATACCCCATTCATAAAGATGATTGAACTCCAGAAGTGGATCCTTCCCAGTCGTTCATTCATTTTTCTTCCAGTTACTTTGGGAAACCAATAGTAGATACCTGCGAAAAGTGCGAAGATGGTTCCTGGTGCCACGACGTAGTGGAAGTGCCCAATGACGTAGTAGGTATCGTGGAGATGGATGTCTGAGGATGCAAGTCCCAGCGGCAGTCCGGTGAGACCACCAATGCCAAACATGGGAAGAAAACCGAGGGCGAAGAGCATGGGCGTTGTGAACCTTATGGATCCACCCCACAGCGAAATGAAGAGGGCGGAAAGGATAATCACCGACGGAATTGAAATGATCATTGTAGTGGTCTGGAAAAACGCTGCCATGGTGGTCCCCATCCCCGTGAGGAACATATGGTGTGCCCAGACAATAAAGGACATGAAGCCGAGAAAGATGACTGAATAAACCATGGAACGGTAACCCCACAACGGTCTACGGGCGTTGTTTGCTATGATCTCCCCCACGATACCCAGGGCGGGTAGAATCAAAACATACACTTCAGGATGAGCCAGAAACCAGAAGAGATGCTGCCACAGAAGGGGACTGCCTCCTCCGCTCGCCTCCAGTACCTCGCCACCGACGTACAATCCGGAGGGCAAAAAGAAGCTTGTTCCGGCCAGCCTGTCCATGAGCTGGAGGAATGCTGCTGCCTCCAGCGGGGGAAAGGCTAGAAGCAGGAGAAACGCCGTCACGAACTGGGCCCAGACAAAGAACGGCAGCCGCATCCACGTGAGTCCTCGAGTTCGGAGCTGAATTACCGTGGTAATGAAATTAATGGAACCCAGGAGTGAGGAGGTGATGAGGAGTGCCATTCCCACCAGCCATACCGTCTCACCCGTATTGGCGATTACTGAGAGGGGGGGATAGGACGTCCAACCCGATGAGGCGGCACCTGTGGGCAAGAAAAAACTTGCAAGCATGGTCACGCCGCCAAGAAAATACGCCCAGTAGCTGGCCATGTTGATCCTGGGAAAAGCCATGTCGGGAGCGCCAATCTGGAGAGGGAGAACATAGTTACCAAATCCGCCCACAGCAAGAGGGACCACCCCCAGGAAAATCATAATGGTCCCGTGCATGGCACCAAAAGAGTTATATAGATCCGGTGTCAGAATTCCGCTTTCGGAGAGCAGTGACCCAACGACAGGCACCACTTCACCCGGGTATGCGAGCTGCCACCTCATGATGAGCATCAGGATAAAGCCAAAAAGGAGGAAAACCAGAGCTGTGACGGCATATTGCAGGCCGATGACCTTGTGGTCTACTGAAAAGATGTATCGTCGCCAGAATTTCTGTCGTTGATTCGCTTGATCAGTCACGTCACTCTCACCCGATAAAATGACCTATTCTCTGGGGACTCCTGCTGGATTCAGCGCCTCAGATACGGAAATATCTTGAAAGGTTACACTGGCCAGAAGCGATTCGATCTCCCCCTGGAGATAAGCCATCTTCGAAACGATAGAATGACACACAGGTAGACGACCACAATCGTCGTAGTCCTCAGCAAGACATTCTACCATCTTCGATCTTCCATCAATCGCTTCGATAACATCAAGAAAGGTAGTCTCCGATGCGGGCCTCCTCAGTGAATAGCCCCCTCTTGCCCCCCTGGTTGAGCTCAAGATGTTCGCCCGGACAAGCTTCTGCAGAATCTGCGATAGAAACTCCCGCGGGAGGCTGAGTGATTCCACCAACTCGGACTTGCTCCTTATGTCGACACCTGAACTTTTCGCACTGGTCGCGAGATATCCCACGGCAAGGATGGCGTAATCTGCTGCCTTACTAATCCCCATGGTCGTTGAGGTCCTGAGACCCGGAGTGTATATTACAGGTTCAGCAGATCGGAGTCAAGGAAATAGTGTACTATTTCAGTACACATTATTCCTGATTGGGAGAATTCTGATTGATCCGACTGAAGAATCCCGCGGCTACTTTTTCTTGCCGGGGCGGGTAAACTTGAAATCGACAGTTGCCGTTTCTTCGTCCTTCACCGTCACCGTGGCCGTCCGAGTTCTCAATCTCTCGTGCCAGGCCTCAACGGTGTATTTACCGGGGGGGAGGTTCTTTATCTCAAAAACGCCATCCTCACCGGTAACGGCAAAATAGGGGTGGTTCAGCACACCTGCGTACGAGCCCATCCACGGGTGGACATCGCACTTGATCCTCACCATGATTTCGGGCTGATCGAACGTTTTCGTTATCTTTTTGCGGACGGCGGGCATCGCCTCGTTAAAACTCCGGTTTGCTTTCGCAACGGCGTGAACGTTGTGAAGGGTGCCGTCGCTATTTAGAACCTCAAGAGGCTGGGACGCCTGAATGCCGAAAATATGGGGACTGTAAATGCACCCTTTCTGGTCCAGAACAACGGGATTTTCAGGTACGGGAAACGACTTATCTCCCAGGCCTTCCTTTATGTAGACGAATACGTTCCCCACTTCGCCCTTCTCTCCCACAAGAAGCCACTCTGAACGAATGGGAGATTCATGCTTCGCCTGACAAATAGGATCGGCCCCCATCCTGATGGCTTTCATCCGTGGTACCGATCCTTCGTACGTGACCGCACCCGTGATCTTCCCACCACTGTAAAGATGACTGACCGCCAACATTAGGGCTAAGACTATCGATAACTTCTCACTCAGCCGACTCGTTACCATCACTCCCTCCTCTCATTAGAAATCTTCCTCCCACTATTCCCAGTCCTCCCAGATGTCTTCCTCTTCAACCTCCGGTTCAAAGAACTCATATCCATTCGCGTCGAAATAGTCCATGATTTCCGCAGTAATGTCACTCTTGCCAGATAGGGTGTAAAGATAATCCCTGAGTCCGTTCACCATAGCCGTCCGGTCACCGGCCAAGTCCACAATATCCTTCCCGAAAATCTCTTCGGCCTCAGGAATTTGAATATCCTCCTCCGTTGGAATATACGGCGTCGGCATCTTGGTTCCAGGCAGAATTCTCTGGGGATCGGAGAGCCAGCGGGATACCCATTCGGGACGAAGCCGGTCCTTCACCATTACGAGATTTGCAGCCCAGGTGGAAGCGTCCTGACTGGGAAACGTTTTTCCATAAAAATGACATTTGTTGCACTCACCCATCTTCTCCAGTTTCGTTCCTGCGCCATATTTCGATGAACCGACGTCGACAAGATGGGGAGACTCATAGGCATTTACTTTTTCTTCAAGAAACTGAAAATACTTGATGATGGAGTTCCATTCACTGTCGGTGAGACGAAAGGCGGGCATTCTGACTCGCAGGTTTGGCCGTATGATGACCCCGGGACTTTTCAGGAAATTGAATAACCACTTTGGCTGCGTCTTTGAACCCTGAGTGTGGAGGTCCGGAGGGCTGAAATCGGGAGTGACCGTGCTCGCCTGTGCCTCGCCAATACCGTTGGCCTCCATCAGCCACTGGGTGACGGTTGGCCTGATGGCTGCCCCATCCCCCTCAATGATGTGACAACCCTGACAGTTGTATTCGCGTACAAGCCACTGACCCATGTGAACATCAGGGTTCTCCGATCTTTTCGGTTTCACTCCATAAGACGTTCTTACGAACCCCAACAATGCCGTCACAATGGCGTCCGCCTCTTCGTCCCGGAATTCAAAATTGGGCATTCTCAGTTTTTCGTAGGGACCCTTTATCTTGTGCCTGTCGAAACTTCGGGGATATTTTATCTTGTTTCTGAACCACGCCGTTTTCGAATGCTCGAGATCGATAAAACCGAAATCCAATTCCTCGACGGACTTGCTCCCCTCTTCGGTCAATTCCGTACCGATGGGTTTCTCCTCTTCAAAGCCTGGAATGTTATGGCAACCAAAACAACCGTAATGACGAATAAGTTTTTCCCCTGAGTAGTCCAGTTTTTCTTCCAGAGTCATAGCAGAAAGTTTCTGGCGCGAATCATGATCGGAATACATCATGCCGAGAAAATTCAGGACTATCCCGTCGATTTCTCCCTCTTCCAGGGGTGGAATCTCCTGTTCCAGGAATTCACCGTTACTCGTGGTCATGAGAAAGGCAGTGATATCGGAAGCTTCCCTGTCCGTGAGGCGAAGGTTTGGCATTTTGGTTTCCGGAAAGTACCGCTCGGGCTCCTTGAGCCAGTTAAATACCCATAGTGGGCTGGACTTCGATCCAAGACCGATAAGGTTCGGCCCGTGGTCCCGGCGCAGCGTCTGAAGGCTTGTCTCTTCGCCGCTGGGTTCGGACTCCATCCGGTGGCAGCCCAGACAGCCCACGGAATTCACAAGATCTCTTCCCCTTTGGGGATCACCCTGCCTACGCATAGGTTCCAGAGGAAACTCGGAACTGTTCTGGAGGAGAAAGTGGACAATGGCGTGGATTCCCTGATCTGCCCTCCTTATGTCTTCCG
This portion of the Candidatus Neomarinimicrobiota bacterium genome encodes:
- a CDS encoding cytochrome C oxidase subunit IV family protein encodes the protein MMAENGEEVRKHARVYFTVFGGLALLTVLTVAVASLELAVGLALGVALSIAVLKGSLVASFFMHLASERRLIILILMLTVVFFFALIFLPLSDSLTNVGAKDVP
- a CDS encoding cytochrome c oxidase subunit 3; amino-acid sequence: MEIPYTVEARDDTGLTNPKLGIWLFLASELMLFGAMFSAYILLRTGASSWPAQSEEVSVLIGTANTMVLIASSVTMVMAWASLRMNNFENFRVYLTSTVFLALIFLIVKIFWEYIPKIHHAHIPSTNIYFALYYTMTGLHGLHVLGGVLVNAYFLFRGKKMWKNEPDRFTNRIEIAGLYWHFVDLVWIFLFPTLYLL
- a CDS encoding cbb3-type cytochrome c oxidase subunit I, translating into MTDQANQRQKFWRRYIFSVDHKVIGLQYAVTALVFLLFGFILMLIMRWQLAYPGEVVPVVGSLLSESGILTPDLYNSFGAMHGTIMIFLGVVPLAVGGFGNYVLPLQIGAPDMAFPRINMASYWAYFLGGVTMLASFFLPTGAASSGWTSYPPLSVIANTGETVWLVGMALLITSSLLGSINFITTVIQLRTRGLTWMRLPFFVWAQFVTAFLLLLAFPPLEAAAFLQLMDRLAGTSFFLPSGLYVGGEVLEASGGGSPLLWQHLFWFLAHPEVYVLILPALGIVGEIIANNARRPLWGYRSMVYSVIFLGFMSFIVWAHHMFLTGMGTTMAAFFQTTTMIISIPSVIILSALFISLWGGSIRFTTPMLFALGFLPMFGIGGLTGLPLGLASSDIHLHDTYYVIGHFHYVVAPGTIFALFAGIYYWFPKVTGRKMNERLGRIHFWSSIIFMNGVFMPMFVQGLAGVSRRLYDGGLAYLHAQPVLHWNKFMTVSAILLSLSQIPFIVNLILSIRKGKEVSSNPWEATTLEWAAAPSPPVAHGNFTQVPEVYRSAYEYNVPVGGAVKEFFPQNEPGES
- a CDS encoding Rrf2 family transcriptional regulator; this encodes MGISKAADYAILAVGYLATSAKSSGVDIRSKSELVESLSLPREFLSQILQKLVRANILSSTRGARGGYSLRRPASETTFLDVIEAIDGRSKMVECLAEDYDDCGRLPVCHSIVSKMAYLQGEIESLLASVTFQDISVSEALNPAGVPRE
- a CDS encoding carboxypeptidase regulatory-like domain-containing protein, with the translated sequence MVTSRLSEKLSIVLALMLAVSHLYSGGKITGAVTYEGSVPRMKAIRMGADPICQAKHESPIRSEWLLVGEKGEVGNVFVYIKEGLGDKSFPVPENPVVLDQKGCIYSPHIFGIQASQPLEVLNSDGTLHNVHAVAKANRSFNEAMPAVRKKITKTFDQPEIMVRIKCDVHPWMGSYAGVLNHPYFAVTGEDGVFEIKNLPPGKYTVEAWHERLRTRTATVTVKDEETATVDFKFTRPGKKK
- a CDS encoding c-type cytochrome, whose amino-acid sequence is MEKRERHERYYNIFKLNRLFGISSLVFLLLLVWTFADDYSRGWRSYQRKFRQLEISRTSGLLEEEIEKLSTSDEYGEIEKKLRAGEESLKDKEKELGALGKQIRTLENDDYKAQQEYNFVKADYDVTKYLYEEAVAEDHADSEVLGEELARLEQDLTRHRLQVEEVGRYISQKRDSLRSHEQHVKELKDKHAQISRRKVVLTRKLRNVDPSAMSMGNRIANWIRDLPVLDFLSPYYKVDQVVLKDITEDINFTQVPRVDRCTSCHLGIAQPGYEDAPQPYTTHSDLELYVSNESPHPFESFGCTSCHAGRGRGTDFVSSVHSPNSSADEERWKDTYGWHRAAHWDEPMFPVKYAEAGCFKCHSEEIFLKGADKLNLGTNLIERAGCFGCHTIERYKDKRRIGPDLNKIGSKVSRDWAYLWIRDPKSFRHNTWMPRLFGLSNNSDPEDIRRADQGIHAIVHFLLQNSSEFPLEPMRRQGDPQRGRDLVNSVGCLGCHRMESEPSGEETSLQTLRRDHGPNLIGLGSKSSPLWVFNWLKEPERYFPETKMPNLRLTDREASDITAFLMTTSNGEFLEQEIPPLEEGEIDGIVLNFLGMMYSDHDSRQKLSAMTLEEKLDYSGEKLIRHYGCFGCHNIPGFEEEKPIGTELTEEGSKSVEELDFGFIDLEHSKTAWFRNKIKYPRSFDRHKIKGPYEKLRMPNFEFRDEEADAIVTALLGFVRTSYGVKPKRSENPDVHMGQWLVREYNCQGCHIIEGDGAAIRPTVTQWLMEANGIGEAQASTVTPDFSPPDLHTQGSKTQPKWLFNFLKSPGVIIRPNLRVRMPAFRLTDSEWNSIIKYFQFLEEKVNAYESPHLVDVGSSKYGAGTKLEKMGECNKCHFYGKTFPSQDASTWAANLVMVKDRLRPEWVSRWLSDPQRILPGTKMPTPYIPTEEDIQIPEAEEIFGKDIVDLAGDRTAMVNGLRDYLYTLSGKSDITAEIMDYFDANGYEFFEPEVEEEDIWEDWE